A portion of the Calothrix sp. 336/3 genome contains these proteins:
- a CDS encoding response regulator encodes MTKRILIVDNEEYIQEVTKICLETVANWDVIAAGSGKEGINKAINEQPDAILLDVMMPDMDGIATFERLQQYPETQNIPVILLTAKVQSSDKKRYTELGIADAIAKPFEPTKLAHQIATILGWQI; translated from the coding sequence ATGACAAAACGGATTTTAATCGTAGATAACGAAGAGTACATCCAAGAAGTTACCAAGATTTGCTTAGAAACCGTTGCCAATTGGGATGTAATTGCAGCAGGTTCGGGAAAGGAAGGTATAAATAAAGCCATAAACGAACAACCCGATGCAATTTTACTCGATGTAATGATGCCTGATATGGATGGCATTGCAACCTTTGAGCGCTTACAGCAGTATCCCGAAACTCAGAATATACCCGTAATTTTACTGACTGCAAAAGTTCAATCGAGTGACAAAAAACGCTATACCGAATTGGGAATCGCAGACGCGATCGCCAAACCTTTTGAACCCACAAAATTAGCCCATCAAATTGCTACAATTTTGGGTTGGCAAATATAA
- a CDS encoding CBS domain-containing protein, with protein MLKALDIMTKDVGTIRSSATIAEAVKLMQAHNWRALIVERRHPQDAYGIITDSDIVSQVIAYGQDPGKIRVYEIMTKPCIVVNPDLGVEYVARLFANHHLLQAPVIQGELIGIISATDIIEKSKFVELPRTIALEQELKDAIKKSREICASTSPLSAECAAAWDMVDELQAEIAHQEARRIEKTAFEEFCEEFPEAVRKHELDEWCSG; from the coding sequence ATGTTGAAAGCACTAGATATCATGACAAAAGATGTTGGCACAATCCGTAGTTCCGCAACTATTGCTGAAGCTGTAAAATTAATGCAAGCTCACAATTGGAGAGCATTAATTGTAGAACGTCGCCATCCTCAAGACGCATACGGAATTATTACCGATTCCGATATTGTTAGTCAGGTAATTGCCTATGGACAAGACCCTGGTAAAATACGTGTTTATGAAATTATGACTAAACCATGTATTGTTGTAAATCCAGATTTGGGAGTAGAATATGTTGCCCGTTTATTTGCAAATCATCATTTGTTACAAGCACCCGTAATTCAAGGTGAATTAATCGGCATTATTTCAGCTACCGATATTATAGAAAAAAGCAAATTTGTAGAACTACCCCGAACAATTGCCCTCGAACAGGAGCTAAAGGACGCAATTAAAAAATCCCGCGAAATTTGTGCGAGTACTTCTCCCCTATCCGCAGAATGTGCTGCTGCTTGGGATATGGTTGATGAATTACAAGCTGAAATCGCCCATCAAGAAGCAAGACGGATTGAGAAAACAGCATTTGAAGAGTTTTGTGAAGAATTTCCCGAAGCCGTCAGAAAACATGAACTCGATGAATGGTGTAGTGGTTGA
- a CDS encoding ABC transporter substrate-binding protein, which produces MGKISNQNHLYQRQISASMVFCLLVLNILGCSQNQPNSDASQVKNVVESATKQQRFDGITITAVTFDKPIGVGVERRAREFEKLTGAKVNVVKLPIKDVFPAMQQDFENKTNKYDVVVFSPQWMTDFAQPGYLEDLTQRVKADKLLQWDDIAPFFREFTATYNGKIYAVPVDGDFHMVYYRTDLLEKAGLEPPRTWEDYIAIAKKFHGQDLNGDGKPDYGSCMAKQPKHTNHKLFWSVASPFLQSQGTQQGSYFDPETMKPLVNNAAFAKALDIYKETNKYSPPEEMTLNLYQARDLFFDGRCAMTLDWGDVGTLLSDPTLSQISDKIGALILPGSKEVLDRKTGKLLPCDKLTCPYAIDGVNHAPYGAVGGWVGGINAIAKPEVKDASYALISYISQPAQSNVDVTIGITGFNPYRISQFTNREAWLKSGMKQKAVSKYLGGIAVSLKNPNMVLDLRVPENALYEREILDTALDDFLLGKKTRQETMEHLEREWEKVTNKKGRDSQIEAYRGSLGIQ; this is translated from the coding sequence ATGGGAAAAATCAGCAACCAAAATCATCTTTATCAACGCCAGATTTCGGCTTCTATGGTATTTTGCTTGTTAGTGCTTAATATATTGGGTTGTAGTCAAAATCAGCCAAATTCCGATGCTAGTCAGGTTAAAAATGTTGTAGAGAGCGCAACCAAGCAGCAAAGATTTGATGGAATTACCATCACGGCTGTAACTTTCGATAAACCCATTGGGGTAGGCGTTGAACGTCGGGCGCGGGAGTTTGAAAAACTGACGGGTGCTAAAGTCAACGTGGTAAAGTTGCCAATCAAAGATGTTTTTCCCGCGATGCAACAGGACTTTGAAAACAAAACTAACAAGTATGATGTAGTTGTTTTCTCGCCGCAATGGATGACAGATTTTGCCCAGCCTGGTTATCTGGAAGATTTAACGCAGCGTGTCAAAGCCGATAAGCTGTTGCAGTGGGATGATATTGCACCCTTTTTTCGGGAATTTACGGCAACCTATAACGGGAAAATCTATGCTGTTCCTGTGGATGGAGACTTTCACATGGTCTACTATCGCACAGATTTGTTAGAAAAAGCAGGTCTAGAACCGCCTCGCACTTGGGAAGATTATATTGCGATCGCCAAAAAATTTCACGGACAAGACCTGAATGGTGATGGTAAACCAGACTATGGCAGTTGTATGGCGAAACAACCAAAACACACCAATCATAAGCTGTTTTGGTCGGTAGCCAGTCCGTTTCTCCAAAGTCAGGGAACTCAACAAGGCAGTTATTTTGACCCCGAAACGATGAAACCGTTAGTGAATAACGCCGCCTTTGCGAAAGCTTTGGATATCTACAAAGAAACTAATAAATATTCACCACCAGAAGAAATGACTCTGAATTTATATCAAGCCAGAGATTTATTTTTTGATGGGCGTTGTGCGATGACTCTTGATTGGGGTGATGTGGGTACATTGTTAAGCGATCCCACCCTCTCCCAAATCAGTGACAAAATTGGTGCTTTGATATTACCTGGTAGTAAGGAAGTTCTTGATCGCAAAACTGGTAAATTATTACCCTGTGATAAATTGACTTGTCCCTATGCCATTGATGGAGTGAATCATGCTCCCTACGGTGCGGTAGGTGGCTGGGTGGGAGGAATTAATGCTATAGCCAAACCGGAAGTTAAAGATGCTAGTTATGCGTTGATTTCCTACATTAGCCAACCAGCCCAATCTAATGTTGATGTCACAATTGGGATTACTGGTTTTAATCCTTACCGCATCTCCCAATTTACCAATCGTGAAGCCTGGTTAAAATCAGGGATGAAACAAAAAGCAGTCAGTAAATACTTGGGTGGTATTGCTGTGAGTCTGAAGAATCCTAACATGGTATTAGATTTGCGTGTACCGGAAAATGCCCTTTATGAGCGAGAAATTTTAGATACTGCTTTAGACGATTTCCTATTGGGTAAGAAAACTCGCCAAGAAACTATGGAGCATTTAGAACGGGAATGGGAAAAAGTCACCAACAAAAAAGGTCGAGATTCCCAAATAGAGGCTTATCGGGGCAGTTTAGGGATTCAATAA
- a CDS encoding ATP-binding protein, with the protein MVRWNLSTKVVVAYSGLIALMAGVLTTTLYWQFRTAHQQAMRDRLLDLLSLTAPQLDSDYHSLTLTTKDIDRPYYKINLQKLQTVKESSNGVKRIYTLRPQNNGQFKIVLNSAPKSTPLIGQSLANLTPILSTEGFTLSQAKVENSLLKNADNQPVLYGYAPIKDQFGRLEGILAIELDASSLARTKTIGSAIAFGIFLIILTFTVFIVRWLARSLIVNRTLRLNDAAKKLAAGEWHQSLSVESEDELGELAKSFNYMAQQLQNSFQKLEEYSQTLEQKVKERTAELEQAKLIADAANQAKSTFIANMSHELRSPLNAILGFAQIMTRSQTLGREHQENVGIIYRSGEHLLTLINNVLDLSKIEAGKTTLNPKNFDIHRLLDDIHDMFQIKAEEKNLQLIMEYEPDVPQYIRTDEVKLRQVLINLINNALKFTQSGGVSIRVSYQKNALTNEDTDTINFEVEDSGAGIAPEELGELFEAFSQTTTGKQAQEGTGLGLPISKQFVSLMGGDIQVKSQIEKGTTFFFDIQVTRVNANEIDTRKPTHRVIALAPNQPTYRLLIVDDKPLNRQLLIKLLSPLGFQLQEANNGQEAINIWDRWEPHLIWMDMRMPVIDGYEATQKIKGTTQGKATVIIALTASVLEEQKAVVLSAGCDDFLRKPFREEEIFQAMHKHLGVNFIYEDLTLIETTETPTKDILTVEAIAQLPPQLLEQLQEAIITSNLDLIAQVIEQGTIYNAPLSHAIETCLHNFEYEKVLHLIAETKRV; encoded by the coding sequence ATGGTGCGTTGGAATCTAAGCACTAAAGTTGTAGTAGCTTATTCAGGCTTAATTGCACTCATGGCTGGGGTATTGACTACAACTCTTTACTGGCAATTTCGTACAGCCCATCAGCAAGCAATGCGCGATCGCCTTTTGGATTTGTTGAGTTTAACAGCACCACAGCTTGACAGCGACTACCACTCTTTGACCTTGACTACTAAGGATATAGATCGACCCTACTACAAAATCAACCTGCAAAAACTCCAAACAGTAAAAGAGAGTAGTAACGGAGTTAAACGTATTTATACACTACGTCCCCAAAACAACGGACAATTTAAAATTGTCTTAAATTCTGCTCCTAAATCAACCCCCTTAATAGGTCAATCTTTGGCAAATCTCACCCCCATTCTCTCCACAGAAGGTTTTACCCTCTCCCAAGCAAAAGTTGAGAATAGTTTGTTGAAAAATGCAGATAACCAACCAGTTTTATATGGTTATGCCCCGATTAAAGACCAATTTGGACGGTTAGAAGGAATTTTGGCGATTGAATTGGATGCTAGTTCTCTTGCGCGAACAAAAACAATCGGCAGTGCGATCGCTTTCGGAATTTTCTTGATAATTTTAACCTTTACAGTCTTTATTGTGCGTTGGTTGGCACGCTCTCTGATTGTTAATCGCACTCTCCGCTTAAATGATGCAGCTAAAAAACTTGCGGCTGGAGAATGGCATCAATCTTTATCAGTTGAGAGTGAGGATGAATTGGGTGAATTAGCCAAGTCTTTTAATTATATGGCTCAACAACTGCAAAATTCATTCCAAAAACTGGAAGAATACTCCCAAACTCTCGAACAAAAAGTTAAGGAACGTACCGCAGAATTAGAGCAAGCAAAATTAATCGCAGATGCTGCAAACCAAGCTAAAAGTACTTTCATTGCTAACATGAGCCATGAATTACGCTCTCCTCTCAATGCTATTCTCGGTTTCGCTCAAATTATGACTCGCTCTCAAACCCTGGGGAGGGAACATCAAGAAAATGTCGGTATTATTTATCGTAGTGGTGAACATCTTTTAACCTTAATTAATAATGTTCTCGACCTGTCAAAAATTGAAGCAGGTAAAACTACCCTGAACCCTAAAAACTTTGACATCCACCGGTTGCTAGATGATATTCATGATATGTTCCAAATTAAAGCTGAAGAAAAAAATCTCCAGCTAATCATGGAATACGAACCCGATGTACCTCAATATATCAGAACTGATGAAGTCAAATTGCGCCAAGTTTTGATTAATTTAATTAACAATGCGCTGAAATTTACTCAAAGTGGTGGTGTTTCCATTAGAGTCAGTTATCAAAAAAATGCACTTACAAATGAAGATACTGACACTATAAATTTTGAAGTCGAGGATTCAGGAGCGGGGATTGCTCCAGAAGAATTAGGGGAACTTTTTGAAGCTTTTAGCCAAACCACAACTGGAAAACAAGCCCAAGAAGGTACGGGTTTGGGATTACCGATTAGTAAGCAATTTGTTTCTCTGATGGGAGGAGATATTCAAGTTAAAAGCCAAATAGAAAAAGGCACAACTTTTTTCTTTGATATTCAAGTTACGAGAGTTAATGCCAACGAGATTGATACCAGAAAACCTACTCATCGCGTGATTGCTTTAGCTCCAAATCAACCAACCTATCGTCTGCTGATAGTTGATGATAAACCCTTGAATCGTCAATTATTAATTAAGCTGCTTTCTCCTCTAGGATTTCAACTTCAAGAAGCAAATAATGGGCAAGAAGCGATTAATATTTGGGATAGGTGGGAACCGCATTTAATTTGGATGGATATGCGAATGCCTGTCATTGATGGTTACGAAGCTACTCAAAAAATTAAAGGCACCACACAAGGAAAAGCAACTGTAATTATTGCCCTTACAGCTAGCGTATTGGAAGAACAAAAAGCTGTGGTTTTGTCCGCAGGATGCGATGATTTCTTGAGAAAACCTTTCCGCGAGGAAGAAATTTTTCAGGCAATGCATAAACACCTTGGTGTGAATTTTATTTACGAAGACTTGACATTAATTGAAACTACAGAAACCCCAACAAAAGATATTTTAACCGTCGAGGCGATCGCTCAACTGCCACCCCAACTATTAGAGCAACTCCAAGAAGCAATCATTACTTCTAATCTGGATTTAATTGCTCAGGTTATTGAACAAGGTACAATCTACAATGCACCCTTATCTCACGCAATTGAAACTTGTTTACATAACTTTGAATATGAAAAAGTTTTACATCTAATTGCCGAAACAAAAAGAGTATAA
- a CDS encoding response regulator, whose protein sequence is MDDTPANLHLLTNLLKQNGYLVRPFPSGKLGLTGIEHAVPALILLDIQMTNMNGYEVCQHLKANEKTCDIPVIFISVELHGGEVSLNSELGVGKLFCGRLTLVREGRSNKVYLKKWKFTNQFQLSSRKYRSCD, encoded by the coding sequence ATTGACGATACACCCGCCAACCTACATTTACTAACTAATCTGTTAAAACAAAATGGTTATCTAGTCCGACCATTTCCCAGTGGAAAGTTAGGATTAACAGGAATTGAACACGCTGTCCCTGCGTTAATTTTGCTCGATATTCAAATGACGAATATGAACGGCTATGAAGTTTGCCAACACCTAAAAGCAAATGAAAAAACCTGCGATATTCCAGTTATATTTATCAGTGTAGAACTGCATGGGGGAGAAGTTAGCTTAAACAGCGAGTTGGGGGTAGGTAAGTTGTTTTGCGGTCGCCTTACCCTAGTACGTGAAGGCAGAAGCAATAAAGTATATTTAAAGAAGTGGAAATTTACAAATCAATTTCAGCTTTCATCACGGAAATATCGCTCGTGCGATTAA
- a CDS encoding bifunctional acetate--CoA ligase family protein/GNAT family N-acetyltransferase: MQTCIPITSDRTYDILRSEYQPLNSIFAPKTVAVIGASEKENSVGRTLLWNLVTNPFGGTVFPVNPKRSSILGIKAYPNISSVPEPVDLAVIATPAASVNGIIGECIAAGVKGAIVLSAGFKETGVEGIALEQEILQQIRRSQMRLIGPNCLGVMNPHTGLNATFASSMALPGNVGFISQSGALCTAILDWSFRENVGFSSFISIGSMLDVGWGDLIYYLGDNPHTESIVIYMESIGDARSFLSAAREVALTKPIIIIKAGRTEAAAQAAASHTGALAGSDAVFDAALRRCGVLRVNRISELFDMAEVLAKQPRPKGKKLTIVTNAGGPGVLATDALIDGGGELAELSPQTRDALDKILPESGNHNNPIDLLGDADPSRYAGALEIAAQDPNTDGMLVILTPQAMTNPAKTANFLKSYGKVGKPVLASWMGDADIEAGAEILNQAAIPTFPYPDTAARIFNYMWRYSYNLQSLYETPVLADGNRSISYSHSNYSTTVEGIIQQALQAGRTLLTEVESKQVLAAYQIPTVETRVAKSREEAVLIAEEIGFPVVAKLFSETITHKTDVDGVCLNLCCGDAVEEAFDHIQTVVTNKVGAQHFAGVTIQPMLDLNNGYELILGSSIDPQFGPVLLFGTGGQLVEVFEDRALGLPPLNTTLARRMMEQTRIYKALGGVRGRKAVDLESLEQILVRFSQLVVEQPRIKEIDINPLLAKPGSDTSNSLIALDARIVLHSSDIADGELPKPAIRPYPIQYIAPWQMPDGTEVIIRPIRPEDEPLMIQFHKTLSEESVYFRYFHLIKLSQRIAHERLTRLCFIDYDREMALVVDYFNPQTQKHEILAVGRLSKLHGTQEAEFAIIVSDRCQCRGLGSELLGRLLQLGRSEYLTRISAEILAENTGMQRICQKFGFRINRTSDISVMKAEIDL; encoded by the coding sequence ATGCAGACTTGTATTCCCATCACTTCAGACAGAACCTACGATATCCTCCGTTCCGAATATCAACCCCTAAATTCCATATTTGCTCCTAAAACCGTTGCCGTCATTGGTGCTAGCGAGAAGGAAAACAGTGTCGGACGTACGCTTTTATGGAATTTGGTGACAAATCCCTTTGGGGGAACCGTATTTCCTGTCAATCCTAAACGTAGCAGTATACTGGGCATCAAAGCTTACCCTAATATCTCTAGCGTTCCCGAACCCGTGGATTTAGCCGTCATTGCCACCCCCGCAGCCAGCGTCAATGGGATAATTGGTGAATGTATTGCAGCAGGGGTAAAAGGGGCGATCGTGCTTTCGGCGGGATTTAAGGAAACTGGAGTGGAGGGAATCGCCTTAGAGCAAGAGATTTTACAGCAAATCCGTCGCAGTCAAATGCGGTTAATTGGTCCGAATTGCTTGGGTGTGATGAATCCCCATACGGGTTTGAATGCTACCTTTGCCAGCAGTATGGCACTTCCCGGCAATGTGGGATTTATTAGTCAAAGCGGGGCATTATGTACGGCAATTTTAGATTGGAGTTTCCGCGAAAATGTCGGGTTTAGCTCCTTTATTTCCATTGGCTCAATGCTCGATGTCGGTTGGGGAGATTTAATTTATTATTTGGGTGATAATCCCCATACTGAAAGTATTGTAATTTACATGGAATCGATTGGAGATGCGCGATCGTTCCTATCGGCAGCACGGGAAGTTGCCCTAACTAAACCCATAATTATTATTAAAGCAGGACGCACGGAAGCGGCAGCCCAAGCAGCAGCATCCCACACGGGAGCTTTGGCTGGTAGCGATGCTGTGTTTGATGCGGCATTACGTCGCTGTGGGGTATTGCGGGTGAACCGGATTTCGGAATTATTCGATATGGCAGAGGTGCTGGCAAAACAACCCCGTCCCAAGGGTAAAAAATTAACGATAGTCACCAATGCTGGAGGTCCAGGAGTCCTGGCAACGGACGCACTAATCGATGGTGGAGGGGAGTTGGCGGAATTATCGCCCCAAACCCGCGATGCTTTGGATAAAATATTACCTGAATCCGGCAACCATAACAACCCGATTGACCTCTTGGGGGATGCTGACCCATCGCGGTATGCAGGAGCATTGGAAATTGCCGCCCAAGACCCCAACACTGACGGCATGCTGGTAATATTAACACCCCAGGCAATGACAAACCCCGCGAAAACCGCAAATTTCCTCAAATCTTACGGCAAAGTTGGTAAACCAGTTTTAGCTAGTTGGATGGGGGATGCAGACATCGAAGCAGGGGCAGAAATTCTCAACCAAGCTGCAATTCCGACTTTTCCATACCCCGATACTGCCGCCCGTATTTTTAACTATATGTGGCGTTATAGTTATAACTTGCAATCTTTATACGAAACCCCGGTTTTAGCCGATGGCAATAGGAGTATCAGCTACTCCCATAGTAATTATTCCACCACTGTTGAAGGCATAATTCAGCAAGCATTACAAGCTGGTAGAACTTTACTGACGGAGGTGGAATCGAAGCAAGTTCTAGCTGCCTATCAAATTCCGACGGTGGAAACACGAGTCGCAAAAAGTCGGGAAGAGGCAGTTCTCATTGCTGAAGAAATTGGTTTTCCCGTCGTTGCGAAATTATTTTCCGAAACTATTACCCATAAAACCGATGTGGATGGGGTATGTTTAAATTTATGTTGTGGTGATGCAGTCGAAGAAGCCTTCGATCACATTCAAACTGTCGTCACTAATAAAGTTGGTGCCCAACATTTTGCTGGGGTGACTATCCAGCCGATGTTAGATTTGAATAACGGTTATGAATTGATATTGGGTAGCAGTATCGATCCCCAGTTTGGTCCGGTGTTATTATTTGGTACTGGGGGACAATTGGTGGAAGTTTTCGAGGATCGGGCATTGGGATTACCTCCCCTGAATACTACCCTGGCACGACGAATGATGGAGCAAACCAGGATTTACAAGGCATTAGGGGGAGTAAGGGGAAGAAAAGCTGTAGATTTGGAGAGTTTAGAGCAGATTTTGGTACGGTTTAGTCAATTAGTAGTCGAGCAACCCAGAATTAAGGAAATAGATATTAATCCATTGCTGGCAAAACCGGGAAGCGATACTAGTAATTCCCTGATTGCTCTCGATGCTCGGATTGTTTTACATAGCTCAGATATTGCCGATGGGGAATTACCAAAACCAGCGATTCGTCCCTATCCCATCCAGTATATTGCACCTTGGCAAATGCCCGATGGAACGGAAGTGATTATTCGTCCCATTCGTCCCGAAGACGAACCATTAATGATTCAATTCCATAAAACCCTATCGGAAGAAAGTGTTTATTTTCGATATTTTCACCTGATTAAATTAAGCCAACGTATTGCCCACGAACGATTAACACGACTGTGTTTTATTGATTACGATCGCGAGATGGCTTTAGTAGTGGATTATTTCAATCCCCAAACCCAAAAACACGAGATTTTAGCCGTTGGTAGGTTAAGTAAATTGCACGGTACCCAAGAAGCAGAATTTGCAATTATAGTTAGCGATCGCTGTCAATGTCGGGGATTGGGAAGCGAGTTATTAGGACGGTTGTTGCAATTGGGACGCAGCGAATATTTAACTCGAATTAGTGCGGAAATTTTGGCAGAAAATACGGGGATGCAACGAATTTGTCAGAAGTTTGGCTTTAGAATTAATCGCACGAGCGATATTTCCGTGATGAAAGCTGAAATTGATTTGTAA
- the adhE gene encoding bifunctional acetaldehyde-CoA/alcohol dehydrogenase produces the protein MPNYRVTNLQELEALLERVKIAQEKYSTFSQEKVDFIFQKAALAANTARIPLAKLAVEETGMGIVEDKVIKNHFASELIYNKYKHEKTCGVIEVDNSFGIQKIAEPVGIIAGIVPVTNPTSTTIFKTLIALKTRNAIILSPHPKAKKCTIAAAKIILEAAIAAGVPEDIIGWIDEPTVELSQALMQHPEVKLILATGGPGMVHAAYSSGHPSLGVGAGNTPAIIDASADIQTAVSSILLSKTFDNGMICASEQSVVVVDEIYDRVKQEFLCRGAYIVNEQEKSQLGSLILKEGRLNPAIVGQSVAKLAQLANIELKRELHGCGSDNYCPLPSSYKVLIAEVEKIDASEPFAYEKLSPILAMYRASNFHDAVNKAEKLIEFGGMGHTSVLYINPANLHDIAYFQSTVKTGRVLINTPSSQGAIGDLYNFKLDPSLTLGCGTWGGNTISDNVTPHHLLNIKTVSERRENMLWFRIPPKIYFKPGSLPVALRELAGKKRAFIVTDKPLFDLGTVDRVTAVLEEIGVKYDIFHDVEPDPTLSNVNRGLALLRSYQPDVIIAIGGGSPMDAAKVMWLMYEHPEVEFAGLAMRFMDIRKRVYELPPLGQKAILVAIPTTSGTGSEVTPFAVVTDDRVGIKYPLADYALTPNMAIADPDLVMNMPKKLTAYGGIDALTHAVESYVSVMASDFTDGLALKAIDLLFKYLPRAYQLGAKDTEAREKVHYAATIAGMAFANAFLGICHSMAHKLGATFHVPHGLANALMISHVIRYNATDIPFKQAIFPQYKYPHAKERYGEIADYLHLGGNTPDEKVELLVSAIEHLKQQVDIPLTIKEALGEEAGEFDGKLEEMAEQAFDDQCTGANPRYPLMKDLKELYILAYQGCRIDAALYHSEPTFLNEDALATLNNLV, from the coding sequence ATGCCCAACTATCGGGTAACGAATCTTCAAGAGTTAGAAGCTCTCCTAGAACGAGTCAAAATAGCCCAGGAAAAATACTCTACATTCTCTCAAGAAAAAGTTGATTTTATCTTCCAAAAAGCAGCACTAGCAGCAAATACCGCACGTATCCCGTTAGCAAAACTGGCGGTAGAAGAAACGGGAATGGGGATTGTGGAAGACAAGGTAATTAAAAATCACTTTGCTTCGGAATTGATTTACAACAAGTACAAGCACGAAAAAACCTGCGGTGTCATTGAAGTTGATAACTCCTTCGGTATTCAAAAAATTGCCGAACCCGTGGGAATTATTGCCGGAATTGTCCCAGTGACTAATCCGACTTCTACGACGATTTTTAAAACTTTGATTGCTCTGAAAACCCGCAATGCCATAATTTTGTCACCCCATCCCAAAGCGAAAAAATGCACGATCGCGGCAGCAAAAATCATCTTAGAAGCGGCGATCGCTGCGGGAGTTCCCGAAGATATTATTGGTTGGATTGATGAACCGACGGTGGAATTGTCCCAAGCATTAATGCAACATCCCGAAGTGAAATTAATTTTAGCAACTGGTGGTCCGGGAATGGTTCATGCTGCCTATTCTTCGGGACATCCATCTTTGGGTGTGGGTGCGGGTAATACTCCGGCAATTATCGATGCATCTGCGGATATTCAAACTGCTGTCAGTTCGATTTTGTTGAGCAAAACCTTTGATAATGGGATGATTTGTGCATCGGAACAATCGGTGGTGGTTGTCGATGAAATTTACGATCGCGTCAAACAGGAATTTCTCTGTCGGGGTGCCTATATTGTTAACGAACAAGAAAAAAGTCAACTGGGTAGTTTAATTTTAAAAGAAGGTAGATTGAATCCGGCAATCGTGGGACAGTCGGTAGCAAAGCTTGCCCAACTAGCAAATATCGAATTAAAACGGGAATTGCATGGATGCGGTAGCGATAACTATTGTCCTTTACCCAGCAGCTACAAAGTATTAATTGCAGAAGTCGAAAAGATTGACGCTAGCGAACCCTTTGCCTACGAAAAATTATCACCGATTTTGGCAATGTATCGCGCCAGTAACTTCCATGATGCAGTTAATAAAGCCGAAAAACTCATCGAATTTGGTGGTATGGGACATACGTCGGTATTATATATTAACCCAGCCAATCTCCATGATATTGCCTATTTCCAAAGTACCGTGAAAACCGGACGGGTTCTCATCAATACTCCATCTTCCCAAGGTGCGATTGGGGATTTATATAACTTCAAACTCGACCCTTCTCTCACATTAGGTTGTGGAACTTGGGGTGGCAATACTATTTCTGATAACGTTACTCCCCATCACCTTTTAAATATTAAAACGGTGTCGGAACGGCGAGAAAATATGCTGTGGTTCCGCATTCCACCCAAAATCTATTTCAAACCTGGTTCCTTACCAGTTGCATTGCGGGAACTCGCAGGGAAAAAACGCGCTTTTATTGTCACCGACAAACCCTTATTCGATTTGGGAACCGTAGACAGAGTGACAGCAGTACTCGAAGAAATTGGGGTTAAATACGATATATTCCACGATGTCGAACCTGATCCCACCCTCAGCAACGTTAACAGAGGATTGGCGCTACTACGAAGCTATCAACCCGATGTCATCATCGCGATCGGGGGAGGTTCACCAATGGATGCAGCTAAGGTGATGTGGTTGATGTACGAACATCCAGAGGTTGAATTTGCCGGGTTGGCAATGCGGTTTATGGATATCCGCAAACGGGTATACGAACTACCACCCCTGGGACAAAAAGCCATATTGGTGGCAATTCCCACAACTTCGGGAACGGGTTCGGAAGTCACCCCCTTTGCCGTTGTTACCGACGATCGCGTGGGAATCAAATATCCTTTGGCTGATTATGCCTTAACTCCGAATATGGCGATCGCCGATCCGGATTTGGTGATGAATATGCCCAAAAAGCTGACTGCCTACGGAGGTATAGATGCATTAACCCATGCTGTAGAATCCTACGTGTCAGTAATGGCAAGCGATTTTACCGATGGTTTAGCTCTCAAAGCCATAGATTTACTGTTCAAATATTTACCGCGAGCCTACCAACTAGGTGCTAAGGATACCGAAGCACGGGAAAAGGTACATTACGCAGCTACAATCGCCGGGATGGCATTTGCCAACGCATTCCTGGGTATTTGTCACTCTATGGCACACAAACTCGGTGCTACCTTCCACGTCCCCCACGGACTGGCGAATGCCTTGATGATATCCCATGTGATTCGCTACAACGCCACCGATATTCCCTTCAAACAGGCAATTTTCCCCCAATACAAATATCCCCATGCGAAGGAAAGGTATGGTGAAATCGCCGATTACCTACATTTGGGAGGCAATACACCCGACGAAAAAGTTGAATTGTTAGTATCTGCGATCGAGCATCTCAAACAGCAAGTTGATATTCCCTTAACCATCAAGGAAGCACTAGGTGAGGAAGCAGGGGAATTTGATGGAAAGCTGGAAGAGATGGCAGAACAAGCATTTGACGACCAATGCACGGGAGCCAATCCCCGGTACCCATTGATGAAGGATTTGAAGGAATTATATATCCTTGCCTATCAGGGTTGTCGCATTGATGCCGCACTTTATCACAGCGAACCCACGTTTTTAAATGAGGACGCGTTAGCGACTCTGAATAATTTGGTGTAG